A region from the Bacteroidota bacterium genome encodes:
- a CDS encoding IS5 family transposase (programmed frameshift), which yields MFWKQIQDLPDKRFKRLTGVSKAVFQEMRQSVMAHQQKHRKHPTRGKPPKLGLEDKLLVMLMYYREYRTYEHIGMSESRVCEIVQAMERILIADKRFHLPGKRQLLQSDSEIEVVLIDVSETPIERPKKKQRQYYSGKKKKHTLKTQVIAEKKTRKIIATAFSKGRRHDLNLFKQSRTTIHPAIKTQTDTGYQGIQKLHNNAELPKKRSKKNPLAKTDKKQNQQISSSRVAIENIIRELKIFRILAEKYRNRRRRFSLRFNLIAAFLNLSIK from the exons ATGTTTTGGAAACAAATACAAGACTTACCCGACAAAAGGTTTAAGCGGCTAACTGGGGTAAGCAAAGCGGTGTTTCAGGAGATGAGACAATCTGTGATGGCGCACCAACAGAAGCATCGAAAGCATCCTACGCGCGGCAAGCCACCCAAACTGGGTTTAGAAGATAAGTTATTGGTGATGCTGATGTATTACCGGGAATACCGGACCTACGAACATATTGGGATGAGCGAGAGTCGGGTTTGCGAAATTGTACAAGCTATGGAGCGCATACTTATAGCAGATAAACGATTCCATTTGCCAGGGAAGAGGCAGTTGCTGCAATCCGATTCAGAGATAGAGGTTGTGCTCATAGATGTTTCGGAAACCCCAATAGAACGACCGA AAAAAAAACAGCGGCAATACTATTCAGGAAAGAAAAAAAAACACACCCTTAAAACACAAGTAATCGCGGAAAAGAAAACTAGAAAAATCATTGCAACCGCCTTCTCCAAAGGAAGAAGACATGATCTTAATCTCTTCAAGCAAAGCAGAACAACGATACATCCTGCTATCAAAACACAGACGGACACAGGATATCAGGGGATACAGAAGCTACACAACAACGCCGAATTACCTAAAAAACGCAGTAAAAAAAACCCGTTGGCGAAAACTGACAAAAAACAGAATCAACAGATATCATCCAGCCGGGTAGCTATTGAAAATATCATTCGCGAACTCAAAATCTTTAGAATACTAGCTGAAAAATACAGAAACCGAAGAAGGCGATTCTCCCTACGATTTAATTTAATCGCCGCGTTCTTAAATCTTTCTATTAAATGA
- a CDS encoding 3-hydroxyacyl-CoA dehydrogenase/enoyl-CoA hydratase family protein, translating into MKIIKTVGVVGAGTMGAALAQKFAQENFRVILADREMRFVEKGISNISNMLDDGVSKNVFTDTQVKDCLANISVTDNLTDLQSCDLIVEAIFENFQAKIDLFQQLSKLVPSDVILATNTSSFSVNELAQSVVHPERFIGLHYFYHAAKNRLVEIIPGDKTSSEIIERTKIFCAQSGKDAITCIDTYGFVVNRYFVPWLNEAVRLLEEAVSNISTIDEVCMKTFGIGMGPFALMNATGVPVAYHSQKTLEVFGRFYKTSERLKQQAEANQTWNLEEEICTDENVQKIISQRMLGVVFLVCTQLLDENVCTATAINRGARIGLQWEKGPVEMMLQYGENEVRYLIKQVSDLYQTSVPTSVGCDFWKMKYVTLQKQNNIAVITMSRPEDLNALNEDVMGQLERRFTEADNDTAIEVIFITGSGKAFVAGADIKFFIKNIKAHRIDNIESFSAYGQKVFSKIDESKKRVVVVLNGFVLGGGLELALCADVILALPKCQMGFPETGIGIYPGLGGT; encoded by the coding sequence ATGAAAATCATAAAAACAGTTGGGGTGGTAGGAGCCGGCACAATGGGTGCGGCACTAGCCCAAAAATTTGCACAGGAAAACTTTAGAGTAATTCTTGCCGACCGCGAAATGCGATTTGTTGAAAAAGGGATAAGCAATATCAGCAATATGCTAGATGATGGTGTGTCAAAAAATGTTTTTACCGATACGCAAGTGAAAGATTGCTTAGCAAATATTTCAGTGACCGACAACTTAACGGACTTACAGAGTTGTGATTTGATTGTGGAAGCAATCTTTGAAAACTTTCAGGCAAAAATTGACTTGTTTCAGCAACTAAGCAAATTGGTACCATCAGATGTTATTCTTGCTACCAATACCTCTTCGTTTTCAGTAAATGAATTGGCCCAATCAGTTGTACATCCTGAACGGTTTATCGGTCTGCATTATTTCTATCACGCGGCTAAAAACCGGTTAGTGGAAATTATTCCCGGAGATAAAACTTCCTCTGAAATTATTGAAAGGACGAAAATATTTTGTGCGCAATCGGGCAAAGATGCCATTACCTGTATTGATACTTATGGTTTTGTGGTGAACCGGTATTTTGTTCCATGGCTGAACGAAGCAGTAAGGTTGCTGGAAGAGGCTGTTTCAAACATCTCGACTATAGATGAGGTATGCATGAAAACTTTTGGCATAGGAATGGGTCCATTTGCGTTAATGAATGCCACTGGTGTTCCGGTAGCTTATCATTCGCAAAAGACCTTAGAAGTATTCGGTAGGTTTTACAAAACCTCCGAACGACTAAAACAACAGGCAGAAGCAAATCAAACATGGAATCTAGAGGAAGAAATTTGTACGGATGAGAATGTTCAAAAAATAATTAGCCAGCGTATGCTGGGTGTTGTATTTCTCGTTTGCACTCAGTTATTAGATGAAAATGTTTGTACCGCAACTGCAATCAATCGAGGAGCCAGAATTGGCTTGCAATGGGAAAAAGGACCTGTGGAAATGATGTTGCAGTACGGAGAAAATGAAGTAAGATATTTGATAAAACAAGTTTCGGATTTATATCAAACCTCCGTCCCCACATCTGTTGGTTGCGATTTCTGGAAGATGAAATATGTAACTCTTCAAAAGCAAAACAACATAGCGGTTATTACTATGAGCCGACCGGAAGATTTGAACGCGCTGAACGAAGACGTGATGGGTCAATTAGAGAGAAGGTTTACCGAGGCTGATAATGATACGGCTATTGAAGTTATTTTCATCACCGGTTCAGGCAAAGCGTTTGTTGCGGGTGCTGATATAAAATTCTTTATAAAAAATATTAAGGCACATAGGATTGATAATATTGAATCTTTCTCTGCCTATGGACAAAAAGTTTTTTCAAAAATTGATGAATCAAAGAAAAGAGTAGTGGTGGTATTGAATGGGTTTGTTTTAGGCGGAGGGTTAGAATTAGCATTGTGTGCTGATGTAATTCTTGCTTTGCCAAAGTGCCAAATGGGTTTTCCTGAAACCGGCATTGGCATTTACCCCGGTTTAGGCGGAACGTAA